Proteins encoded together in one Ciona intestinalis chromosome 3, KH, whole genome shotgun sequence window:
- the LOC100179337 gene encoding uncharacterized protein LOC100179337 isoform X2 — MCGKRLLWFVIVVVSVAGDFNDETINGVDYKYADRSDSEVSWFNAQQQCTTGFSGIQTGYMIEVATEQEWIDITDELPSNQDFWIGAIFNGADGWWASGRTFVDVLTNDYWHSQRPYSNTLNSPLCVKTKKSGQIKWRLESCTSTAHTFCQNKLKTPEFPIRMLDTSFFTFFSPTLITKSESVSYCESLGGSLVKITTTSQNEHLTKHIATYSDTDTKYFIGIKYISSNYVYEDGSSLTYTPWRSGDPDPVKECAVIDGSLSANANWHSESCTNTHKVVCSTDNWIPFRPSYQHYKVVETAATFSDAENDCRSYGGHLVTINDPGIQGFLGNALNYSTSPDQWWVGLSDRQNVGTFKWESGVDVEYVPVNSLNDQKCISLDKQLGYNGVELSCNDMRPYVCERDPGTVSPSPPATTQAETTTQPETSTQAETTTQIETTTQAETTTRIETNTQAETSTQIETSTQAETTTQAETTTQIETSTLIETSTQTETSTQIKTSTQAETSTQIETSTQMETSTQAETGTQALTSFTETIVLSTTQEISNTTPNSTYLTQNEVLTTTPNKPTTITNSLQNTNSNTTTITITQVPEETTAANDLTPSIVYSGVASLQQESIPTSSTDGIHHFLVGLTDANNPVCIAIYVDEVIHQVFDRDDGYCFDTFNWNSDVTYVDYVETIIVKERFSWEGGSFIIRAEYYNGQSIQKFGSDLTINIGPRPQPYTVITSLYIASSISTTAHIGVDFDYSDTKVCCLVTFNDITANTLLVRAVNETKCTAFFPPSAVDHVIHTVDEGEISTTVEHNYRTHGEHKIKALYFNGATVSAIDLVSTDFVVDYHGCLPTFEIISTDSNNLTIYRSQSLSVATYFSVDCDGVEYTASELDVHISWHNRNCITGKRIQAFPYFRGVSAVFPKNTFNYGCNKITVNLSVRPPGSNGGPPTTAETSLLVSVLPTPLVAKLPGGSVRYASNSKDLFIDAEQQSMDPDTLPNMSSQLKYIFTYQLTDGGIIYELGSGKEMSHGPASIQGSQNGTLLIELPSSIVGEVIKVDVTVLGTQGRQSLVTQNIILLDNPPPLTEIRCIRNCELNIVNPYISSIWEIYFFEEHYNREIYSYSWSVEEIDENGELHELDGSLFDSSYQEFEIYPDTLYSEYKHVLKCTVMNVDTEAQVQVTQQFTTDEPPYGGSCFVTPEGGQALDTRFVFRCTDWIADWSFDQVETFQLTYSFYSNSSGYLTLLTHSSSGRTSPTIVPRGLKENNYTLEVIVNICKRRTFCATTKVKMRVTPSTSSDRNSTLRNLGLSSMTQDVAGLGQLASAMFTEDEDYDDYSEWEYDDRVQIRTKFIDALDDMLNSTSGTRTANDMFQMSNVLRESTIKFEHLSEEATFSGSTVVKRLGQSMLEALDADEGTLDAENVVGIASALVSSMGSLLEASSANTTYEVAELLQPTNEQYKPSGDNVNDLSPREIVYLQQQGSASQKSANAMENTNRKSVVNNVFNGATDVSKAMTSSRIAVTNKVASATSNNMAISVVTAESGKPVVASSNVGNSVTFNVKNGSQNVSLESLKKNPFVFDSTSLLINSGVVKLSFTDTATNFGDNITVSLKNYESAVSSTNIETSEGKISVSRFELKTIQNSILIYVVPNSIGSKVNVWLSIGSQPTVAAYSDDPEVKYDVSDYVFHLPINGADRVTNESYKLFIPAKQTKGSGTYFMVTEYFSTTSRRKRSTVTNSTLNNSNNSSSMTISIFTPACQMFDSSTSSWSNGDCKVTEESTITTTTCVCPQKAGTAIIGAEFFVAPNFIDFSSVFSKVDVIGNGAVLWTLVSFVALMFLMFIWTRRRDKQDIEKWAIKILADNEEFDSYFYKISVVTGMVRGAGTKSTVYMKLAGHENATSIRSMKDASCKNWFEQGSTCQFLLSTPSNLGNLEYVKIWHDNSGKHRNEANWFLYEVVVHDLQNNETYFFPCNKWLAVEMDDGKIERLLPVAGRENLSSYRRAFSMTARQKITDEHIWVSIFVNRSASNFTRSQRVACGMLALFLTMITNAMFYKDATDSTDSSSFVIKIGPIIIDPKTLWISVVSALIVIPPCLMMIELFRRTESKKKRNIVKTLSDDSDNNKKKSKPFFFPYYFAYLGWLFIFVGIVASGFFTILYSFQWGKEKAERWLSSMMLSFFQDCGLIQPLKVFVLAMFIALICRKRKKFSKDWNDTSDDVIIRPPSTANGYKGINLPNGIETIDPDAEIPEENLKKKEEGIINEDGLITCRLIRKLEKKSMQFFTNFLIYVCYIALLFYISYHGHQDKHFFRETSQLRNVFHANKFQEVIKIDDLWKYYEQDFLPSIYPQIDYNEKKMKWQQRVFVNDGANFRVGPVRLRQLRSKSDVCASLSKFPILYEFSNSSVRSCVEEYFEFQEDDLNYTAGWKNATLRSTSDEQWNYRSGDITLATPTLGKVGFYGAGGYVANLDCTCYKTPPTYLLLIS; from the exons AGTTTCCCATACGAATGTTGGACACTTCTTTCTTTACATTCTTCAGTCCAACATTGATTACAAAATCAGAAAGTGTTAGTTACTGTGAAAGTCTTGGTGGAAGCTTGGTTAAGATTACTACTACATCACAAAATGAACATTTGACCAAACACATAGCAACCTACTCTG ATACtgatacaaaatatttcattggAATAAAGTATATTTCTTCAAATTATGTTTATGAGGATGGGTCCAGTTTAACTTACACACCATGGAGGTCCGGAGACCCAGATCCTGTAAAGGAATGCGCAGTAATTGATGGCTCTTTGTCAGCTAATGCAAACTGGCACTCTGAGTCTTGTACCAATACCCATAAAGTTGTATGTAgtacag ATAATTGGATCCCGTTTCGTCCTTCATACCAACATTACAAAGTTGTTGAGACGGCTGCTACCTTTTCTGATGCAGAGAATGATTGCAGATCATATGGAGGACACTTGGTAACAATAAACGATCCAGGAATACAGGGATTCCTTGGCAATGCATTAAATTACTCAA CCTCCCCTGACCAATGGTGGGTGGGTTTGTCTGATCGACAAAATGTTGGGACATTCAAATGGGAAAGTGGTGTAGATGTGGAGTATGTTCCTGTGAATTCACTTAATGACCAGAAATGCATCTCATTGGATAAGCAGCTTGGATATAATGGAGTTGAACTCAGTTGCAATGACATGCGACCCTACGTTTGTGAACGAG ATCCAGGTACAGTGTCACCCTCTCCACCAGCAACAACACAAGCAGAAACAACCACACAACCAGAAACAAGCACACAAGCAGAAACAACCACACAAATAGAAACAACCACACAAGCAGAAACAACCACACGAATTGAAACAAACACACAAGCAGAAACAAGCACACAAATTGAAACAAGCACACAAGCAGAAACAACCACACAAGCAGAAACAACCACACAAATAGAAACCAGCACACTAATTGAAACAAGCACACAAACTGAAACAAGcacacaaattaaaacaagcaCACAAGCAGAAACAAGCACACAAATAGAAACAAGCACACAAATGGAAACAAGCACACAAGCAGAAACAGGCACCCAAGCTTTAACATCATTTACTGAAACAATAGTTTTATCTACAACTCAGGAAATATCAAACACCACACCTAACTCTACATACCTAACCCAAAATGAAGTTCTTACCACCACACCCAATAAACCAACAACCATAACAAACTCACTTCAAAACACCAACTCAAACACCACCACCATTACCATTACGCAAGTACCAGAAGAAACAACAGCTGCAAATGACTTGACTCCATCAATTG TTTATTCAGGTGTAGCTTCTCTACAACAGGAATCAATCCCTACTTCTTCAACA GATGGAATTCATCATTTTTTAGTTGGTTTGACAGATGCAAATAATCCAGTGTGCATTGCAATATATGTGGATGAAGTAATACATCAAGTATTTGACAGAGATGATGGATATTGTTTTgatacatttaattggaacaGTGATGTTACATATGTTGATTATGTAGAAACAATAATTGTGAAAGAAAG ATTTTCTTGGGAGGGTGGTAGCTTTATCATTAGAGCTGAATACTACAATGGTCAATCCATACAGAAGTTTGGTAGTGATCTTACAATAAACATTGGACCTAGGCCTCAACCTTACACAGTTATAACAAGTTTGTACATTGCAAGTTCCATTAGCACAACTGCCCATATTGGGGTGGACTTTGATTACTCTGACACCAAAGTTTGTTGCCTTGTGACCTTTAATGATATCACTGCTAATACTTTGCTGGTTCGTGCTGTCAATGAGACAAAGTGTACTGCATTTTTTCCACCATCAGCAGTTGATCATGTGATTCATACTGTTGATGAGGGAGAAATATCAACAACTGTTGAACACAATTACAG GACACATGGAGAGCACAAAATCAAAGCCTTGTATTTTAATGGGGCAACTGTGTCTGCCATTGATTTAGTTTCAACTGACTTTGTTGTTGATTATCATGGATGCCTACCTACATTTGAAATTATTAGCACGGATAGCAATAATCTAACAATCTACCGGTCCCAGTCCCTAAGTGTTGCCACTTACTTTTCTGTGGATTGTGATGGGGTGGAATATACTGCATCGGAACTGGACGTGCATATTTCATGGCACAATCGAAACTGTATCACTGGAAAAAGGATTCAAGCATTTCCTTATTTCCGTGGAGTGTCAGCTGTTTTTcccaaaaacacatttaattatggctgtaacaaaataacagtaaATTTATCTGTTCGGCCACCGGGAAGTAATGGTGGGCCACCTACCACTGCCGAAACCAGCTTGTTGGTATCGGTACTTCCTACTCCTCTTGTTGCTAAACTACCTGGTGGAAGTGTGAGGTATGCAAGTAACAGCAAAG ACCTGTTTATTGATGCGGAACAACAATCCATGGATCCTGACACTTTACCAAATATGTCTTCTCAGTTGAAATACATATTCACCTACCAACTGACTGATGGTGGTATTATTTACGAACTTGGAAGTGGAAAGGAAATGAGTCATGGACCTGCATCAATTCAAGG aTCTCAGAATGGTACACTACTGATTGAGCTTCCATCATCCATTGTGGGTGAGGTGATTAAAGTTGATGTTACAGTACTTGGTACACAGGGAAGGCAATCTTTGGTTacacaaaacataatattactgGACAATCCACCACCACTGACAGAGATCAG gTGTATTAGAAACTGTGAACTGAACATTGTAAATCCATACATATCATCAATATGggaaatttacttttttgaaGAACATTATAATCGTGAAATATATTCCTATTCCTGGTCTGTGGAAGAAATTGACGAAAATGGTGAATTGCACGAACTGGATGGATCACTTTTTG ATTCTTCGTACCAAGAATTTGAGATATACCCAGACACTTTATACTCTGAATACAAACATGTACTGAAATGTACTGTAATGAATGTGGATACAGAAGCACAAGTGCAAGTAACTCAACAGTTTACCACTGATGAACCACCATATGGGGGAAG TTGCTTTGTGACACCGGAAGGAGGACAAGCATTGGACACTCGATTTGTTTTTCGCTGCACTGATTGGATAGCAGATTGGTCATTTGATCAAGTGGAAACATTTCAGCTTACATATTCCTTTTACAGTAACTCTTCAGGTTACTTGACATTGCTCACTCATTCATCTTCAGGAAGAACTTCACCCACAATTGTTC CAAGAGGATTGAAGGAGAACAACTACACATTAGAAGTTATCGTTAATATTTGCAAGCGAAGAACTTTCTGTGcaacaacaaaagttaaaatgcgAGTCACGCCGTCCACTTCAAGTGATAGAAACTCAACACTTAGGAATCTAGGACTTTCAT ctATGACCCAAGATGTTGCAGGTCTAGGTCAGTTAGCAAGTGCTATGTTCACAGAAGATGAAGATTATGATGATTATTCTGAGTGGGAATATGATGACAGGGTTCAG atcCGCACAAAATTCATTGATGCATTAGATGACATGTTGAATAGCACAAGCGGAACACGTACAGCAAATGATATGTTTCAGATGTCAAATGTTCTTCGTGAATCCACAATAAAGTTTGAGCATCTTTCAGAGGAAGCCACCTTCAGTGGTAGCACTGTGGTAAAGAGGTTAGGTCAATCTATGTTGGAAGCATTGGATGCAGATGAAGGAACTTTGGATGCTGAGAATGTCGTGGGCATTGCATCAG CACTTGTGTCGAGCATGGGAAGTTTACTAGAAGCATCATCGGCTAACACAACATATGAAGTTGCtgaattgcttcaacctaccAATGAACAATACAAACCAAGTGGTGATAATGTCAATGACCTTTCCCCTAGAGAGATTGTGTATTTGCAACAACAAGGGTCAGCAAGTCAAAAATCTGCAAATGCAATGGAAAATACAAAT CGAAAGTCAGTGGTCAATAATGTGTTCAACGGAGCAACTGATGTTTCAAAAGCCATGACAAGTTCACGAATTGCAGTTACAAACAAAGTTGCTTCTGCCACAAGTAACAACATGGCTATATCTGTTGTAACTGCCGAATCTGGTAAACCTGTTGTAGCTTCATCTAATGTGGGAAATTCTGTGACCTTCAATGTCAAAAATGGAAGCCAAAATGTTTCG CTGGAATCACTAAAAAAGAATCCGTTTGTCTTTGACTCCACCTCTCTTTTAATAAACTCTGGAGTTGTGAAATTAAGTTTCACTGACACAGCTACAAACTTTGGTGATAACATAACAGTCTCCTTGAAAAATTATGAGTCAGCTGTATCTTCAACCAACATTGAAACAAG TGAAGGTAAAATTTCGGTGAGCCGATTTGAATTAAAGACCATTCAAAACTCGATTCTAATTTATGTTGTTCCTAACTCTATTGGAAGTAAagttaatgtatggctgagtATCGGTTCGCAACCAACAGTAGCAGCATATTCTGATGATCCTGAAGTTAAGTATGACGTCTCTGATTATGTTTTCCATCTTCCAATAAATGGTGCTGACAGGGTAACCAATGAAAGTTACAAGCTCTTCATCCCAGCTAAGCAGACAAAAGGTTCAGGGACTTACTTCATGGTCACTGAATATTTTAGCACCACAAGTCGCAGGAAAAGATCTACTGTGACTAattcaactttaaataattcaaataaTAGCAGCAGCATGACCATCAGTATTTTTACCCCTGCGTGTCAAATGTTTGACTCATCAACCAGCTCATGGAGTAATGGAGATTGCAAG GTCACTGAAGAAAGTACCATAACAACAACTACATGTGTATGTCCTCAAAAGGCAGGCACGGCCATTATTGGTGCTGAATTTTTTGTGGCTCCTAATTTTATTGACTTCTCATCAGTATTTAGCAAAGTAGATGTGATTGGTAATGGTGCAGTGTTGTGGACCTTGGTGTCCTTTGTTGCCCTTATGTTTCTCATGTTTATATGGACCAGAAGAAGGGACAAGCAAGATATCGAAAAG TGGGCCATAAAAATATTGGCGGACAATGAAGAATTTGATTCATACTTTTACAAGATAAGTGTGGTGACAGGGATGGTAAGAGGTGCTGGAACTAAATCTACTGTTTACATGAAGTTGGCTGGGCATGAAAATGCAACTTCAATCAGATCAATGAAAGATGCTTCATGTAAA aattggTTTGAACAAGGAAGTACTTGCCAATTCCTACTGAGCACCCCAAGTAATCTGGGTAACCTTGAATATGTCAAAATATGGCACGACAATTCCGGAAAACATAGAAATGAAGCCAATTGGTTCCTTTATGAAGTTGTGGTACATGATTTGCAAAACAATGAAAC ATATTTCTTTCCTTGTAACAAATGGCTTGCTGTTGAAATGGATGATGGAAAAATTGAACGATTACTTCCAGTGGCTGGAAGAGAAAACTTGTCTTCTTATAG ACGTGCATTCTCAATGACCGCTCGCCAGAAAATAACAGATGAACATATTTGGGTTTCAATCTTTGTAAATCGGTCTGCTAGCAATTTCACTCGTTCTCAGCGAGTTGCTTGTGGGATGCTCGCTCTGTTTCTTACCATGATCACAAATGCAATGTTTTACAAAGATGCAACTGATTCAACTGACAG CAGTTCTTTCGTGATCAAAATTGGACCAATTATTATTGATCCGAAAACTTTATGGATAAGTGTTGTGTCGGCTCTTATCGTAATCCCACCCTGCCTCATGATGATTGAATTATTCCGAAGAACAGAAAGTAAAAAGAAGAGAAACATTGTGAAAACATTGTCAGATGATTCTGataataataaa aaaaaatcaaaaccgTTTTTCTTTCCTTATTATTTTGCTTACTTGGGttggttgtttatatttgttgggATCGTGGCATCAGGCTTTTTCACCATCTTATACAG TTTTCAGTGGGGAAAAGAGAAAGCAGAGCGTTGGTTATCATCCATGATGCTTAGCTTCTTTCAAGACTGTGGCTTAATTCAACCTTTGAAG gtttttGTGCTAGCAATGTTTATTGCTTTAATCTGtcggaaaagaaaaaagttttcaaaggACTGGAATGATAcaagtgatgatgtcataatcagaCCTCCATCAACAGCAAATGGATATAAAGGGATAAACTTACCAAACGGAATTgaaacaattg ATCCTGATGCAGAAATACCTGAAGAAAATCTTAAAAAGAAAGAGGAAGGAATAATCAATGAGGATGGTTTAATCACATGTCGGCTTATTCGAAAACTAGAGAAGAAATCAATGCAATTCTTTACAAACTTTCTCATCTATGTTTGCTACATTG CTTTGCTTTTTTACATCTCATACCATGGCCATCAGGACAAACATTTCTTTCGTGAGACATCACAACTTCGAAACGTTTTTCATGCAAATAAGTTCCAAGag GTGATAAAAATAGATGACCTCTGGAAGTATTATGAGCAAGACTTTCTTCCCTCTATTTATCCACAAATCGACTACAATGAGAAGAAGATGAAATGGCAACAGCGCGTGTTTGTGAATGATGGAGCAAACTTTCGTGTTGGACCAGTCAGACTACGTCAATTACGATCAAAGAGTG ATGTGTGTGCTTCACTTTCAAAGTTTCCaattttgtatgaattttccAACTCAAGTGTGCGGTCATGTGTGGAAGAATACTTTGAGTTTCAAGAAGATGATTTAAACTACACGGCTGGGTGGAAGAATGCAACATTGAGAAGCACTTCTGATGAACAATGGAATTATAGGTCAGGTGATATAACACTGGCAACACCAACTCTTGGAAAAGTGGGTTTTTATGGTGCTGGAGGATACGTGGCAAATTTAG ATTGTACGTGCTACAAGACTCCACCAACATATTTGCTGCTGATATCATAG